In Helianthus annuus cultivar XRQ/B chromosome 8, HanXRQr2.0-SUNRISE, whole genome shotgun sequence, a single genomic region encodes these proteins:
- the LOC110871621 gene encoding non-specific lipid transfer protein GPI-anchored 1: protein MWNKGCVLVAVTVMWMVACGGVGAGEESLAQQCSTKVTAVMTCVDFATGKEPAPQKKCCDSVKEMKDSNPACLCFIIQQIHNGTNPMLKKMNIQESRLLQLSSACKIANASISDCPKLLKLPLDSPDAAIFTNNATIVPPTSSGTPSSTSTTTSPLGSHALKHNAPGILRSVWIPLAFLLVASSNMFYV, encoded by the exons ATGTGGAACAAGGGGTGTGTGTTGGTGGCGGTGACGGTGATGTGGATGGTGGCATGTGGTGGCGTAGGGGCGGGTGAAGAGTCGTTAGCGCAACAATGTTCGACGAAGGTGACCGCGGTGATGACATGTGTGGATTTTGCGACGGGGAAGGAACCGGCGCCACAAAAGAAGTGTTGTGATTCGGTGAAGGAGATGAAAGATAGTAATCCGGCGTGTTTGTGTTTTATCATACAACAGATTCATAACGGTACGAATCCGAtgttgaagaagatgaacatTCAAGAGAGTCGACTGCTTCAGTTGTCGTCGGCTTGTAAGATCGCTAACGCAAGCATCAGTGATTGCCCAA AGCTGTTGAAGTTACCGTTAGATTCACCTGATGCTGCCATATTCACTAACAATGCTACGATCGTTCCTCCAACATCTAGTGGAACGCCATCATCAACGTCTACAACAACTTCTCCGTTGGGATCTCACGCGCTCAAGCACAATGCACCGGGGATTCTACGATCTGTTTGGATTCCTTTGGCATTCTTGTTAGTAGCGTCTTCAAACATGTTCTATGTCTAG